The sequence below is a genomic window from Pseudomonas cannabina.
CTGCAAACGCCGCTTCTGCGCCTGAGATGTCAAAGATCGCCGTGACCGGGCTTTCGCTATATGGGGTTACGTTAACGATAAACTTGTCTGACTCCATCATTTCCTTCATAGCCTTGATCGGAGAGCCCGGATAGAAGGTCGAAGTGTTGTCAGTGGATATCTGCCAGGACCTGGTAATGGCCTTGCTTTTGCCTATGCGATAGGTAACGTCTGTGTCGTCAGTACCGATGAATGAAGACCAGTTAACGAAAAGCTCAGTTTTACCGTCGGCACAGCGTGCAAGCATGACCACGCTTTCTACCGACCTGCCCGTGCCGCCTTCAGACCCTAAAGCCGCCGTGTAAACAGGCTTGTCGTTCAAATGGTCGGTCTTGGTGGCGGTGTACCACTTCC
It includes:
- a CDS encoding type VI secretion system-associated protein TagO; the protein is MRNLAITGLICLSAMTASTPGLAAISDTSIAACSAIKGDVQRLACFDKIADDAGLAEKTTPTKTEGSGKWYTATKTDHLNDKPVYTAALGSEGGTGRSVESVVMLARCADGKTELFVNWSSFIGTDDTDVTYRIGKSKAITRSWQISTDNTSTFYPGSPIKAMKEMMESDKFIVNVTPYSESPVTAIFDISGAEAAFADIRKGCSW